Part of the Deltaproteobacteria bacterium genome, GACGAGCAGACGGCTGTCCTTGTCGAACCGGAGGATGCAAAAGAGTTGACCCGGCAGATGAATCTTCTGCTCCATGACCGCGCAAAACGGGTAAAACTCGGATCAGCCGGCAGAGAACGGGCCCGACGGTTTGCCTGGAAAACCATAGCGCTTCAACAATTTGGATTCTACCGCTCAGTTCTTGATCACAGGCCCGCACCCTGACGAAGCCTGGACCGATGGATTGCCTTTTCTTAACCGGGTTTGCACTTCTTCCATCAATTTTCGGTTGACACTCAACAAATCCGCAAGGAAGGCCACCAGTATGGTCTGAAAACCAACCCCGAGCAGAATACTGGCAAAGATGAGAGATTGAATATGACCGGACCCGTTGCCGCTCACATAATAATACAGGAACCGGAGACCAACCAGGAAGCCTGCTGTAAACGCGGCGAAACCAATACTCATAAAAAACGTAAACGGTTTATATACCACAAAGATTCTGATGATGGTGATAATAGACTTCCTGACATAAGATGCAAGACTTCTTACAATTCTGGAAGGTCTTAAATCCTCGTTCACCCTGACCGGCACGGACATCACCGCCATGTTCTTCTGCCCGGCCTGAATTAGCGTTTCCAGTGTGTAGGTATATTCATTGAAAACGTTCATACGCATTGCCGCATCCCGGCTCATAGCACGAAAACCACTCGGTGCATCCTTAATCTCCGTTTTGCTGACTCCGCGCACAATCCGGCTTCCGAGTCTTTGAAGATACCTTTTCAACAACGAAAAATGTTTAATCTCATCGATCGGGCGGGCGCCCACAACAATTTCGGCCTGTCCGGATAAAACAGGAGCCACAAGGGACGGAATATCTCCCGCACAATACTGGTTGTCAGCGTCCGTATTTACGATGACATCAGCCCCTGCCCGGATGCATGCATCCAGGCCCGCCATAAATGCCCTTGCCAGCCCCTGGTTGCGCGGCAGGCGCACGATGTGGTCCACGCCGTTCGCCGATGCGACTTCCGCCGTGGCGTCGGTACTTCCATCATCTATCACAAGCCACTCAACCGAGTCAAAACCGGGCACCCGGCGTGGAAGTTCGGAGAGCGTGATCGCAAGGGTTCCTTCTTCGTTGTAGCACGGAATCTGGATCATCAACTTCATGGTGGTCACCCTTTACAGTTTTTCAAATTCATTGTCCGTGTCGTTATTCAACATATCCATCATGCATGTTCCAGACTATTATAGATTCGCACAAGTTTTTCGGCCGAAGCCCGCCAGCTGAAACGCGCGACATTCTTTCTTCCCTGTTCGAGATTGGCCTTTCTTACATGGTTGTCGTTGAGAACGGCCAGGCATTTCTCCGTGATTTCCCCGAGATCCAGAGGGTCAAACATCATGCCCGGATCATCCGCTACTTCGGGCAATGACGAGGTATTGGATATGAGCACAGGGCACCCGCAAGCCATGGCCTCCAGCGGAGGAAGGCCGAAGCCTTCCATCAGGCTGGGATAGACAAAGAGGTTTGCATGTCTATAAAATAACCCAAGATCCTCCGACGGCACATAGCCCACAAGACGGATCCGGTCACGATAACGGGATCTCGTTATGTAATCCAGCGTGGTTCGGAAATCCCAGCCTTTTTTGCCGACAACCACGAGGTCAAGATCAACTCCGTGTTTTCCCGCCAGTATCTCGTAGGCCCTGACCAAGCCCAGTAGGTTTTTGCGCGGCTCAATAGTGCCGACGAAAAGGATATAATTATTGCGTATACCATACTTCTCTTCCAGCGTGCCCCTGTTTCCCTCCGGTGCATCCCCTGCCACGGCATTGTACACGACATGGACCTTCCCGGGATCGACCCTGAATGTAGCAAGGATCTCCTTTTTTGTAAATTCGGATACGGCAATCAAGGCATCCGCTCCTTCAATCATTTTCCTGTTGAAATACCGTCCCAGCAAGTTACGTACCCGGAACTTCCTGTTGAAAGAGTAATGCTTGTAGAAGAAAAGGTCGTGTACGGTAAGAACAACCTTCGATTCCACCTTGTAGAGAAAACCGCCGGGAAGAAACCTGTGCACAACATCAAACCTTGTGGAATTCCTGTAAAGAAAGAAACTGTCCGAAAACATGCAGGGCAGATAATGGAATCTTTTATAAAGAACCTCCCTGCCGGAATACACGGGGGCCCCCGTCTTGGCATGGTGGAGCAAGGAATACCGGTTCCTGTCATCAACCGACACGATATTCTCAACCAGGTTCCGGACCACCACACCTATTCCGGACGGGTCCGTGTCCATCGGATATGTTATCAGTGCAATATCCATCACCCTCTGCCCGCAAGACATCCTTCAATATATTCTACCACGAATTGAACCCCGATGCTCTCCATACAGCGGGAATCATCATTGCAACCGAAAGCGGTTGAGGACCCCCCATAGGGATATTCGAGGCAGGGCGCACAGGGAAACCGATCTTTCTCCGGCATCAGAAAGTGTGTCCTGGAACCGCGTGGAGCCGTCCGCACCCAGTTCGTCGGACCGAAGATCCCCAGCACCTCCGTGCCGACGGCGGCCGCCATATGCATAAGACCCGAGTCATTGCACACGAAAAAGGCGCACTCCCTGATCATGGCGCCGGTCACATTCAGACAGGCGTTAACGGAAAGAGCCCTGTCCCCCCCGATCGAATTTGCAATCCGCTCCTTCTCCTTGCGCTCTTCTTCTCCGCCAAACACCAGGACCCGGTCGAAGGCCCCTCCTGCCAGAAGCCGCTTAGACACCTCGACAAACCTCCCGACCGGCCATTTCTTCCCTTTAAGCGGCCCCGCGCCCGCGTGGATTCCGAGCAGCCTCTCACCGGACCCTATTCCATGTTGACTCATAAATGCCGCCGCTTCCGCTTCGTCTTCGCGCAGAATGCGGAAAGTCAAACCTGACGGCGCCTGACCGGGTGAAATCCCCAAGGCTTCCAGAAGATTCAGATTTTGTTCCACATCATGCAGATCAGGTTGAACAGGGATCTTTACATTGGAGAGAGCGGCTAAAAAGGAACCGCTCTTTCCGTAATCATGGATTACCCCCTTCTTTGCCATGATCATAAACGGCAGCAGATGGAACTGCGGCCTGTTGGAGGGGAAACAACTCACCGCATAATCATACCTGCGCCTTAGCAGAGAGAGATACAATCCCGGCAGTCGGGATCTCTTCTGCGGAAGGATGTACGATGAACGGACCGCAGGATGGCCCCTGAACACGGCGGCCATGCCGGAATTCCCGAAGAGGCAGTCGACCTCGAACTGCTTCGATGCAAGAACAGCCTCTATAAACGGGCTCTGGAGAATCGTATTTCCGATACCGGAAACGGATATGATAAGACACCGGGAAACAGGCATGGCCTTTTGGTCATGATGCAGAATTAAAATGAAAATTCCGAACACAGGCCCCCTGCATCCGGCCGGCAGGAGGACTTCCCCATCCCGGGCGGACGGATATTCCGGCGGGACGGTAATCAGGAAGCAGGCCCATCCTACTCCACGGGTATCTCAAAAATCAAGACCTGTTTTTTCCTGACAACCTTTCCGAATATTTTCTCCAAATGTTTTTATTGCCCATCTTCCAGCGTTTCTCAACAAACCCGTTATGTGGTTGAGGCTTTGGAATCAACCCCTTTATGTTGGGAACCCGACCCAGGCAGGCCCGAAACAGCAGAAAAGAGTTGCTTCAAAATTCCGTTCATACTATTATATTTTTATTTACGTTCATTCTTGATGAAGTCGTAAAAAGTCCTTTTCCGGATTCTGTTCATGGTTCGACAGGCTCACCACGAACGGTCTATTAAGCTTTCCGAGCATGTGGTTCGGCAAGCTCACCATGCTCGGTAGCTCGCCGAACCACACGAACGGAATATCAATAACTTACATCGTTCGCCCTGAGCGGGCCTGTGCTGAGTTTATCGAAGCATCGAAGGGTTTCATGACTTTTTACGAGACCATCATTCTTCCTCCGGAGAAATAAAGCTGATGGAAACAGGGCCGTCCGGAAGAGCAGAAGAGAGAGAATTGTTTGAGCACAGGGAAAAAAGATGCTTTTCTTACGAGGACGGGTTTTTTATCGCTATCTTTCTCTACTTCGCCTTTCAGTCCTTCTATTTCGCTCTTCGGATCGCACCGGGGATCTTTCCAGACGAGACGACCCACTTCGGTCTTGCCCAAGTCTTCGCAAAACACCTGATCCCAGTAAACTCGCCTGCAACCTACCGCTACGGACTGGTCACTCACGTCCCCACCCTCTATTACTTTCTCATGGGACGGCTTCTCGCCCTCGATCCCTTCCCAGGCTCGGGACTGATATACCTGCGCTGTATCAACGTCGTCCTTGGCCTGACCGGATTCTATTTCGCCTGGCGATGGTTCCGGACCATCAGCAGATCGGCCGCGGCACGTATTCTGTTCCTGCTCCTGCTGGCCAACACACTCATGTATTCCTTCCTAGCCGGGGCGGTCAGTTACGACAACCTGACCAATCTTCTCGCCGTCGTCACCCTCTACGGCCTGACGGCCTACGCCCAAAACGGAAAGGTCGGGCAGTTTCTTCTCTTTACTGCGGCCCTCCTCGCCGGATGTCTGTCTAAAACATCCTTTCTCCCCTATGCTTTTGCTCTGGCACTTGCCGCGGCAGCAGTCATGATCACCAGGAACCGGGCAGGGAAGAAAAACAAGGAGATCCATCTCTTTCGGAATCCGTTTTCCGCCCGCAGCCATCTTCTACCCGTGGTGCTGGTCGTCCTCCTTCTAACCGGAAACGTTGTCCTCTACGGCGGCAACCTCATCCGGTATCACCACCTTGTGCCCGGAGCAATGCAGATTCTGACGGAAGATCAGGCGATGCAGAACCGGATATTCGCCCGCGACCGGATCACAGATCTTTACCGACGGGGAAAGATCTCCTGGGAACAGGCCGTAGGCATGCTCCCACTGATCCGCAACAGGGGAGACCGGGCATCCGCATACTATGGACTGGAGATTTCCGTCCGGGAAAAACGGCACCCCACCCAGCGCAAGGACCGCCTGACATACGCCTTCATCTGGAGCAAGCGGATGCTCAGCCTCATTCACGGGATTGCCGCCCACCGTATGATGCAAAAGGAAGGATATGCACTGACCCCCTACATCCTCCTCTGGCTCCTGCTCCTGGGCCGAATGACCCGGCGGATCAGAGAATCCGACCTTGCCGGATGGGCCATACCGCTCGTGTTGCTTTCCGCCTTTTACATCCTGATCCTCATGCAGGTCGTCAACTACAACAGTTACCTGAAGACATCCAGTCTTTACACCGCCGTCCAGGGACGCTACCTCTTCCCCGTCATCGTCCCCATCTACGGGCTCATGGCCCACTACCTGACCGACGGTCTCCCCCGTTACGTCCGGTGGGGAGCCGTCCTGATCATCGGAGCCGGCATGATCTACGCCGGGTTCCCCTGGTTCCTGAGCCACGCCGGACCGGAATGGTTCATCTCCTGAGCTAATTGAACCAGCGTCGGCAGGTTCTCCGCCGCT contains:
- a CDS encoding glycosyltransferase family 2 protein, which encodes MKLMIQIPCYNEEGTLAITLSELPRRVPGFDSVEWLVIDDGSTDATAEVASANGVDHIVRLPRNQGLARAFMAGLDACIRAGADVIVNTDADNQYCAGDIPSLVAPVLSGQAEIVVGARPIDEIKHFSLLKRYLQRLGSRIVRGVSKTEIKDAPSGFRAMSRDAAMRMNVFNEYTYTLETLIQAGQKNMAVMSVPVRVNEDLRPSRIVRSLASYVRKSIITIIRIFVVYKPFTFFMSIGFAAFTAGFLVGLRFLYYYVSGNGSGHIQSLIFASILLGVGFQTILVAFLADLLSVNRKLMEEVQTRLRKGNPSVQASSGCGPVIKN
- a CDS encoding glycosyltransferase family 4 protein; translation: MDIALITYPMDTDPSGIGVVVRNLVENIVSVDDRNRYSLLHHAKTGAPVYSGREVLYKRFHYLPCMFSDSFFLYRNSTRFDVVHRFLPGGFLYKVESKVVLTVHDLFFYKHYSFNRKFRVRNLLGRYFNRKMIEGADALIAVSEFTKKEILATFRVDPGKVHVVYNAVAGDAPEGNRGTLEEKYGIRNNYILFVGTIEPRKNLLGLVRAYEILAGKHGVDLDLVVVGKKGWDFRTTLDYITRSRYRDRIRLVGYVPSEDLGLFYRHANLFVYPSLMEGFGLPPLEAMACGCPVLISNTSSLPEVADDPGMMFDPLDLGEITEKCLAVLNDNHVRKANLEQGRKNVARFSWRASAEKLVRIYNSLEHA
- a CDS encoding glycosyltransferase family 9 protein: MAKKGVIHDYGKSGSFLAALSNVKIPVQPDLHDVEQNLNLLEALGISPGQAPSGLTFRILREDEAEAAAFMSQHGIGSGERLLGIHAGAGPLKGKKWPVGRFVEVSKRLLAGGAFDRVLVFGGEEERKEKERIANSIGGDRALSVNACLNVTGAMIRECAFFVCNDSGLMHMAAAVGTEVLGIFGPTNWVRTAPRGSRTHFLMPEKDRFPCAPCLEYPYGGSSTAFGCNDDSRCMESIGVQFVVEYIEGCLAGRG